In one window of Candidatus Methylomirabilota bacterium DNA:
- a CDS encoding sigma-54 dependent transcriptional regulator, which translates to MTLGLDSYQALTNSDAMRRLNGIVDRVAASDVTVLICGESGAGKEIVARAVHGRSRRRDGPFVKVNCAALPLELLESELFGYERGAFTGAVHEKPGKFELAEAGTIFLDEIGEMPVALQAKLLQVLQDREFCRLGSRHDIRVDVRVVAASNRDLAREVKRGAFREDLFYRLNVVSVRVPPLRERREEIPVLVEHFLERYSQEHGCSPPRVSESTLQRLMQYDWPGNVRELENIVKRIVILGSEAVVDELQEVERPGSLDAPLSTATGPGAVPADGLWPELGSDTLGLKDVVRKAAEETERRMLKSVLEQVCWRRVEAAQVLRISYKTLLEKIKYYELDRRAAETAQVPPRVSSDAR; encoded by the coding sequence ATGACCCTTGGACTCGATTCGTATCAGGCGCTCACGAACAGTGACGCTATGCGCAGGCTGAACGGAATCGTCGACCGTGTGGCGGCATCCGATGTCACCGTCCTGATCTGCGGCGAAAGCGGCGCGGGAAAGGAAATCGTGGCCCGGGCCGTCCACGGCCGCTCACGGCGGCGCGACGGGCCCTTCGTCAAGGTGAACTGCGCGGCCCTGCCCCTGGAGCTGCTCGAAAGCGAGCTGTTCGGCTACGAGCGGGGCGCGTTCACCGGGGCCGTCCACGAGAAGCCGGGCAAGTTCGAGCTGGCCGAGGCGGGGACGATCTTCCTGGACGAGATCGGCGAGATGCCGGTCGCCCTGCAGGCCAAGCTGCTCCAGGTACTGCAGGACCGCGAGTTCTGCCGGCTGGGCAGCCGCCATGACATTCGGGTGGACGTGCGGGTCGTGGCGGCCTCGAACCGCGATCTGGCGCGGGAGGTGAAGCGCGGGGCCTTTCGCGAGGACCTCTTCTATCGTCTCAACGTCGTCAGCGTCCGTGTTCCGCCGCTGCGGGAGCGACGCGAGGAAATTCCCGTGCTGGTCGAACATTTCCTGGAACGTTACAGCCAGGAGCACGGCTGCTCGCCGCCGCGTGTCTCCGAGAGCACGCTGCAGCGCCTGATGCAGTACGACTGGCCCGGGAACGTCCGCGAGCTGGAGAACATCGTCAAGCGGATCGTGATACTGGGGAGTGAGGCGGTCGTCGACGAGTTGCAGGAGGTCGAGAGGCCCGGATCCCTCGATGCTCCGCTGTCCACCGCGACGGGGCCCGGAGCCGTGCCGGCGGACGGCCTCTGGCCCGAGCTCGGCTCCGACACGCTCGGCCTCAAGGACGTCGTCCGCAAAGCGGCCGAGGAGACCGAGCGCCGCATGCTGAAGAGCGTCCTGGAGCAGGTCTGCTGGCGGCGCGTCGAGGCCGCCCAGGTTCTGCGCATCAGCTACAAGACCCTCCTCGAGAAGATCAAGTACTACGAGCTCGATCGACGAGCGGCGGAGACAGCGCAGGTGCCTCCGCGCGTTTCGTCGGACGCCCGTTAG
- a CDS encoding glycosyl hydrolase family 28 protein: MSLSRRAFVRTAGLFGIPWLASWSLPGASEPARLSVRDYGARGDGKTRDTAAIQVAIDAAPPGGIVDFPPGDYLSGTLRLRSRLVLRLAAGATLIASADDVDFDPYEKLEYEPFADRETSDFAFALLQGRGLQHVGIVGPGRIDGNRRSRGGPKPIALKQCRHIAIHDLTLENAPNYNISLLGCDHVDIRGVIIRNGYSDGIDPDCCRHVRIAGCRVESRDDAIVLKASLALGVRRSTEDVLVTDCDLVDIRNGLKVGTESSGDFRNIVFRDCTLSARRELWDPPPFDIRPYPSAGVSIQNVDGGRLERVAVSGITMRGVRAPIFVRLGERGWGQAVPRAGELTKVTISHLVATGAEWTSSIMGVPGGDVSDITLSDISITGEGGGDADLVSRPVPQRKREYPDAARFRNLPAYGLYCRHVRGLRVERTALLVDFPDPRPGLVLEDVGQASIADLVVTAPAGGAAVAWLRSAQDCLLSGIRSPDAETLARLSGPATARVRVVAGAGLTQVILLDPEVDPAALRTEGSVMSRTAMPPEDGLRAAAAKPGPTLLQAD; this comes from the coding sequence GTGAGCCTCTCGCGCCGGGCCTTCGTGCGGACAGCCGGGCTTTTCGGCATTCCCTGGCTCGCCTCGTGGTCGCTTCCCGGGGCGAGTGAGCCCGCCCGGCTGAGCGTTCGCGATTACGGCGCGCGAGGCGACGGCAAGACCAGGGACACCGCGGCCATTCAGGTGGCGATCGATGCCGCCCCCCCCGGCGGCATCGTGGACTTCCCGCCCGGAGACTACCTGTCGGGCACGCTGCGCCTGCGGAGCCGTCTGGTGCTGCGACTCGCAGCCGGAGCGACGTTGATCGCCAGCGCGGACGACGTCGACTTCGATCCGTACGAGAAGCTCGAGTACGAGCCGTTCGCGGACCGCGAGACCAGCGACTTCGCGTTCGCCCTGCTCCAGGGACGCGGTCTGCAGCACGTCGGCATCGTGGGGCCGGGCCGGATCGACGGCAACCGCCGCTCGCGGGGCGGCCCGAAGCCGATCGCCCTGAAGCAGTGTCGTCACATCGCCATCCACGACCTGACCCTGGAGAACGCCCCCAACTACAACATCAGCCTCCTGGGCTGTGATCACGTCGATATCCGGGGTGTCATCATCCGGAACGGCTACTCCGACGGCATCGACCCCGACTGTTGCCGCCACGTGCGCATCGCCGGATGCCGGGTGGAATCCCGGGACGACGCGATCGTGCTCAAGGCCAGCCTGGCCCTCGGCGTCCGCCGCTCCACGGAAGACGTCCTCGTGACCGACTGCGACCTCGTCGACATCCGCAACGGTCTGAAGGTCGGCACCGAGTCCAGCGGCGACTTCCGGAACATCGTGTTCCGCGACTGCACGCTGTCGGCGCGCCGGGAGCTCTGGGATCCCCCGCCCTTCGACATCAGACCGTATCCCAGCGCGGGGGTGTCCATCCAGAACGTGGACGGCGGCCGGCTCGAGCGGGTCGCAGTCTCGGGCATCACCATGCGCGGTGTCCGGGCCCCGATCTTCGTGCGGCTCGGCGAGCGGGGCTGGGGCCAGGCCGTCCCCAGGGCCGGCGAGCTGACAAAGGTCACGATCTCCCATCTCGTGGCCACCGGCGCCGAGTGGACCTCGTCCATCATGGGCGTCCCCGGTGGCGACGTGTCGGACATCACGCTGAGCGACATCTCGATCACCGGCGAGGGCGGCGGAGACGCCGACCTGGTGTCACGCCCGGTGCCCCAGCGGAAGCGCGAGTATCCCGATGCCGCGCGATTCCGCAATCTCCCGGCTTACGGGCTCTACTGCCGGCACGTCAGGGGCCTGCGCGTCGAGCGGACCGCGCTCCTCGTGGATTTCCCCGATCCCCGTCCGGGCCTGGTCCTCGAAGACGTCGGCCAGGCCAGCATCGCGGATCTCGTGGTCACGGCGCCTGCGGGAGGCGCGGCCGTCGCCTGGCTGCGGTCCGCGCAGGACTGCCTGCTGAGCGGGATACGGTCCCCGGACGCCGAAACGCTCGCCCGGCTCAGCGGGCCGGCGACGGCCCGGGTGCGCGTCGTCGCCGGCGCCGGCCTCACCCAGGTGATCCTTCTCGATCCTGAGGTCGACCCGGCCGCGTTGCGCACCGAGGGAAGCGTGATGTCCAGGACCGCCATGCCTCCGGAGGACGGGCTGCGCGCGGCGGCGGCCAAGCCGGGCCCAACTCTGCTCCAGGCCGACTGA
- a CDS encoding CBS domain-containing protein — translation MEKHIEERAVRDLMTRAPKTVGPRTGLLALKALFETHDFNASPVVDDNGALLSLVTKLDFLKMFSPDRRRWIPDLRSIRLAC, via the coding sequence ATGGAGAAGCACATCGAAGAGCGTGCGGTTCGAGACCTCATGACGCGCGCGCCGAAGACGGTCGGTCCACGCACCGGGCTGCTGGCGTTGAAGGCGCTCTTCGAGACGCACGACTTCAACGCCTCGCCCGTGGTCGATGACAACGGCGCGCTACTCAGTCTGGTGACGAAGCTCGATTTCCTGAAGATGTTCAGTCCCGATCGCCGGCGCTGGATCCCCGATCTCAGATCCATCCGCCTCGCATGCTGA